AAATGATGATATTGATAAATTAGAATTTTGGTTTTTTAAAGATGATTTTAGACTTCTCAACATATCTGATGCAAAAGAAGAAAGTCTACCAGGGACTGTAAAAATTATCAATAAAGAAAGATTTTTAGAGAAAATGTCTTTATATCTTAAAGAAAATTTAAAAGATGATGATTATAATAATTTCCTAAATCTAGTAAAAAGTTATAAACAAAATTCCCCAGAATTTACTGAATTGATGTTTTGTGATACAGAAGATGTTAAAGAGAATGAACTTTTAAATAAAGTGCTTCCTCTCAATTTTGTTTGGACACACGGGCTTAATTATATATAAATTTTGTAAAGTGTCTTCTGAACAAGTAAAAAATCTCCGTTCCGTAAAAATAATAAATGTATTTAATAATTTGAAAGGGATGAAATTATGATAACAGGAGCATTAATTGGTGCTGGTAATAGAGGAAAAGATGTATACGGACAATATGCGCTAAATTATCCCGATGAGATAAAATTTGTGGCTGTTGCGGAACCAAATGATGATAAAAGAAGAGAATTTGTTACAGAACATGCTATATCAAACGAAATGGCATTCGAGACATGGGAGGATCTACTAAATAAAGAGAAACTTTGCGATGCAGTTTTTGTGTGTGTACAAGATAGAATGCATTATAAAGCGACTATTGCCGCCCTTGAAAAGGGCTATAATGTACTTCTAGAAAAGCCGATGTCCTACAATCTTAAAGAATGCCTTGAGATTACAGAAACAGCTCAAAAGAATAAGAGGATATTGACTGTTGCACATGTTTTAAGGTATGCGCCTTTCTTCAAGAAGATAAAGGAAATAATTGATTCAGATGAAATTGGCGATGTTATTCATATTGACCTAAATGAAAATATTGCATATTGGCATTTTGCACATAGTTATGTAAGGGGAAATTGGGCAAATGTTAATACTTCATCACCAATTATACTTGCCAAGAGCTCTCATGATATGGATATACTGTACTGGCTGATGAATGAAAGACCGAAGAAGATATCATCATTTGGTTCTTTGAAATATTTTAATAAAGAAAATGCTCCCATTGGTTCTGCCGATAGATGCATAGACTGCGCGGCGGAATATGACTGCCCATATTCAGCAAAGAAAATATATTTAGGTGAAAATACTGATTGGCCAGTTAGCGTAATATCAACTGACCACTCAATAGAAGGTAGATTAAAAGCACTTAAAGAGGGACCTTATGGCAGATGTGTATACAGATGTAACAATAATGTCTGTGACCATCAAGTTGTGAACATAGAATTTGAAGATGGAAAAACAGCGAGTTTTACATTATCTGCTTTTACACATGACTTGACTAGAGAAGTAAAGATAATGGGGACACTCGGCGATTTAAGTGGAAACTTGACAGATAACAGGATTGAGATAAATAAATATAATGGGGAAAAAGATGTTATAGTCGTTAAAAGCATGAATGGACGCCATAGTGGTGGTGATACTGGGCTTATGAAATATTTTATAAAGCAGATAGAAAACAATGATGAAGATGTGCTAACGTCAGCAGAAAATTCCTTAATGGGCCATGTGATGGCATTTGCAGCTGAAGAGTCGAGGCTTAAACATAAAGTTATTGATATAGACAGATTTATGAAAATGTAAAAAGCTATGGTTATATACCATGGCTTTTTCATGTACGCCCGGCATTGGCGATAGCTAGGCGGTGAAAGTCCGTTGTGAGCTTGGTAGTGTGAACCACTAGCCAAAAGCAAGGGTGTCCATCGTGAGGTGGAATCTGAAGGAAGCGACAGGCAAAATCTCGGTCTGATGAACAAAAACCAGATAAGAGGCTGAATCGGGGCAGACGAGTTTGCTTAACAAAACGAAGTCCAACACTACCCGAATCTCATACAGTAAATCTGGCAGATATATGAGAGGAAAGTTATCGTCCTTACTCGGGGAGGTCTCAAGGATAAATATGGCACAAGAAAATCCGGTATTAAAGCATGTGTTTTATGACATACAGGACAAATAACTCTTGCTATGGTAATATCTACGCAATTATTATCGATAAAGACACCCCTGCAGTAATAACAATGCCTGTGCAATTTACCGTCGTAAGTGCAGTTAGGACATCCAGATGATGTATCTATGTACAAATATGATTCATTTTCGATATATTCATGTATATTTTTAACTGGAAAGGTTATAATTATCATTATGATACCTTTCTTGGGGCGGTAATTAATTTTACCGCCCCATTATTTTTTTGCTATAATTGTAGGCAAGATTAACCAATCTTATACATGAATATGAAAATTAATTAGTTTTACATAATGGATAAGGTTAAATTATTTTTCTTTTTATCTCACTGTTTATATTGAAATAATTTGCTGTATAACAAATAATAACAGGATAGTCAACTACTTTGGATTAGCAGATGCAAAAAGAACAATGAAAACCCTTGACGAATGGATAAGGCGAAGACTAATGGCATGTATATGGAAGCAATGTAAGAAGATAAAAACAAAGTACAACAATCTGATAAATTAAGAGTAGAAAAACAAAAAGCCTGGGAATACGTCAATACGAGGAAAGGCTATTGGAGAATAATCTAATAGCCCAATACTCAATATGACTCTTACAAATAAATACCTCGAAGGCATAGGTTATAAAAGTTTATCAAAAAGATATCTTATTGAACATTAAATCTTAATGAACTTCAGTATACCGAACGGTATGTACGGTGGTATGCGAGGACGCTGAATAAAATAATTATTCAGCTCCTACTCGTTTACTGCAATTATAGTTTCATTGTATTATAGTTCACTATGCTATATAATTATATAAGCATATTGATAAGGGAGGAAAAAATGCAGATATTCATTGTCGCTCTAAATTATTTTTTGATGTTCTTTATAGGTCTTGTTGACAACATAAAAGGCCCTGTAATAGCGCCGATAAAATCTTTCTACCACATTGATTACACTTATATAGGTCTTTTGCTATTTATCGGAAGCCTCGGCTTTATCATAGCTTCTTTTATTGGCGGAATAATAGTAAATAGGTACGGCAGTAAGGCAGCTTTATCGGGAGGCCTCATTTTTATCATATTAGGTATACTTGGGTACTTTGTGTCGCCGTTTTTCTTCGTTTTTGCAGTCTTTTTCTTCATTATGAATTTTGGTTTAGGGATGTTGGAGATAGGCATTAATGCCACTGCCGCGGTAACGTTTGTTGTAAATCAGGCGATAATGATGAACCTTTTACATTTCTTTTATGGAGCTGGCGCCACGATATCACCAAACGCAGTAGGAAGGCTTATTGAGATGAGATATCCTTGGCAAAATATATATCTTTTAGGCGGAATGATAACTGCAGCAATGTTGGTTGTGGTGCTTTTAACGAGATTTCCTGGTGCCGCAAGGTATTTAAACAGAGATAAAGTTAGGTTTATAGATGTTTTAAAAGATAAGTATGTTATTTTGTTTTCAATTATGTTGGGGTTTTACATTTCATCTGAGGTTGGCATAGGAAACTGGGCTGTCACTTATCTTAAAGGAGCTTACGGCATGAACAGCGTAAAAAGCTCTATGTACTTATCTCTATTCTTTGCTGCGTTTACGATAGGCAGGCTTTTAGGCGGATTTGTGGTGGAAAGGATAGGTTATGTGAAAAGTATTTTCATATTTGCTTCATTGGCAGCTTCTTCTGTCGCTTTAAGTATGGCGAATCAAAATTTGTCTATTTTACTGTCGATTGCGGGCTTATTCTACTCCATAATATATCCCACAACAATGGCATTAGCTATGAAGAGCTTCAAAGAAAATACAGGCGTTATCATAAGCGTCATAGTTACTGTAAGCTCATCTATAAACATGGTAGCCAATTTTATAATAGGAAAACTAAGCGATATATTCGGTGTCTTTATAGGTTTTTCTTTTATCGTTATCTTCATGGTGCTTGTAATTGTAATGCTGAAGGTATTGTCGTCATCTTTAAAGTCGTATTCGCAATAAAAAACTCCCGTATTTGGGAGTTTTGACTTTATATTAAGTTTACACTTTCAAGAAGCTTGACATTATCAAGTATTTTGTCAGGAGTTCCTACAGTTTCAATTGTGTGAGATTCATTTATTATGACTATTCTATCAGCAAGGCTTCTTGCCAAGTCCAAGTCATGTGTTGATATTACCAGTGTCTTGCCTTTATTGCTTAAATTGCTTAACTCATTAATAAGCCACTTCCTAGATCTTGGGTCAAGTCCATTTGTAGGCTCATCTAAAAGCAAGACATCCGGATTTGTAACCATTATTGATGCTAATGCTACCTTCTTTTTTTCGCCGCCGCTAAGTCT
The nucleotide sequence above comes from Thermoanaerobacterium sp. CMT5567-10. Encoded proteins:
- a CDS encoding Gfo/Idh/MocA family protein, which encodes MITGALIGAGNRGKDVYGQYALNYPDEIKFVAVAEPNDDKRREFVTEHAISNEMAFETWEDLLNKEKLCDAVFVCVQDRMHYKATIAALEKGYNVLLEKPMSYNLKECLEITETAQKNKRILTVAHVLRYAPFFKKIKEIIDSDEIGDVIHIDLNENIAYWHFAHSYVRGNWANVNTSSPIILAKSSHDMDILYWLMNERPKKISSFGSLKYFNKENAPIGSADRCIDCAAEYDCPYSAKKIYLGENTDWPVSVISTDHSIEGRLKALKEGPYGRCVYRCNNNVCDHQVVNIEFEDGKTASFTLSAFTHDLTREVKIMGTLGDLSGNLTDNRIEINKYNGEKDVIVVKSMNGRHSGGDTGLMKYFIKQIENNDEDVLTSAENSLMGHVMAFAAEESRLKHKVIDIDRFMKM
- a CDS encoding DUF6431 domain-containing protein, with protein sequence MIIITFPVKNIHEYIENESYLYIDTSSGCPNCTYDGKLHRHCYYCRGVFIDNNCVDITIARVICPVCHKTHALIPDFLVPYLSLRPPRVRTITFLSYICQIYCMRFG
- a CDS encoding sugar MFS transporter, whose amino-acid sequence is MQIFIVALNYFLMFFIGLVDNIKGPVIAPIKSFYHIDYTYIGLLLFIGSLGFIIASFIGGIIVNRYGSKAALSGGLIFIILGILGYFVSPFFFVFAVFFFIMNFGLGMLEIGINATAAVTFVVNQAIMMNLLHFFYGAGATISPNAVGRLIEMRYPWQNIYLLGGMITAAMLVVVLLTRFPGAARYLNRDKVRFIDVLKDKYVILFSIMLGFYISSEVGIGNWAVTYLKGAYGMNSVKSSMYLSLFFAAFTIGRLLGGFVVERIGYVKSIFIFASLAASSVALSMANQNLSILLSIAGLFYSIIYPTTMALAMKSFKENTGVIISVIVTVSSSINMVANFIIGKLSDIFGVFIGFSFIVIFMVLVIVMLKVLSSSLKSYSQ